CGACCCCACGTGCAAAGGACTGCCAGTTCACGGAGTTCATAAAATTACACCTCCTTCTAGCTGTCTTCTCGTCCCTAACGCCGGCAACAAGCTTAATTACACCTCTTGAATTTCTCTCTCTTCACCGCGTGCGTTGTTTATGTCTTCGTATGTAGATGACAAACACGTATTTCCAATCAGCAGTGGGAGCATTCAGAATCCTTCAAAGTCGTATGGGGAGCTTTGTGGGTTTCCATTAACCTATAAAGAATGCATTTAATATTGGGTCATTAAGATGTTGAACTTTTGTTTAATGAATGTTGTTGACTGGATCATTAGAGAAAGGATTAACAGATGGAGGTGGTTACGGTTTCTGCAGTTTACAGTTTTGTTTCAATCTCAGCCGCCCAGCCCACGGCTTTGTAGCACATGATTTTCTATCTATACTGATTCTTAGTATATCTGTTTTATTCGTTTCTTCTGTTGTCTAGAAGTTGGCTCTGAAACAGCTCATGATTAGAGGAGCTGAGGAACATGGGTTCATGTGGAAATTATCACAAGCATTCTTAAGAATCTTCTTGAggatcaattttatatatatgaacaattacagtagtagtagtagtagatatatatatattcttgtaAACAAATGTTGGTGTGGAAAAgtattatgttataatttattaatgaaaacaaaCAGCTAATAGTTATATAGAAAACTAAGATTAGAAGTTTAAACAAGAGGGAAAGGCCAAAAGAATACATAGAGAAGAACACAAAAAAACCAAGTAAAGAGATGGGAAAGGATAAATGATTGGAGGGTGGGAGGCTATATTAATGCTTAACAGGGAGGACAAATTCAAGTTTGCAGCGAAGCAGCTGTCATTCGATATTACAAAACCAACCTTTCTTCTCTGAATACACCCCAAAATCCCCTCCCTTTTTCACTTAACCAACTCCATTTGTTCAGAAACAACCCATCAAATAATAACAACAGCTGCAACAACATAAACTAACTTCATCTCTTTCTCTGACGTCCCTCTTCGTCGATTTGTTTAAAAGAATGGAGATAGAGGCGCAGATGGAGCGAAAAGCTGAAAAAGAAAGATACCCagtttagtttgtttttattgtCAATACTATTATATCTGATCGACCAAGTTCATGCATATTTTACAACAAGAAGTAGAAGAAGGCCAAGAAGACCccatttctcttttttatgataatttagaTGCCATGGCTTATCCACATTACCGATCACAGTTCGGTGACACGACGTTCACAAAGGTTTTTGTTGGAGGATTAGCTTGGGAGACCCCCACTGAAGAAATGCGTAGATATTTCGAGCAATTTGGAGATATTCTTGAAGCTGTTATCATCACTGATAAGAATACTGGAAAATCTAAAGGATACGGATTTGTAAATCCAAATTTCATACGTGAATATATTAATCATTCTTCTATGTCTGTTCTGTCTGTAGcttaatttcattatcattatactacggttattgttttattcagGTGACTTTTCGTGATCCGGAATCGGCGAGGAAGGCCTGTGAGAACCCAAATCCTGTGATCGATGGAAGAAGAGCAAATTGTAATATTGCTTCATTAGGACGGCCTAGACCTTCGCCACCCCGAGGTCGatttatacatatcatatcATTGTTCTTCATCGGCCGATTATTAATATGACACATGTTTGATAATACAGGAATAAGAAATCAAGGTGGCAACGTTTATCAGGGAGGAGCAACGTCGTATGGTGGAGTGGCAGCGCCATTGCCTCCGCCACCACCTCCGATCATTTATCCACCTTATgggttagttgctttttccttttccaaaaatattgttcatattacCTTTCGGAAATGGTCCATACCCTTTAAAAATGCAATGTAAATCcgattcatttttaattttctttttgcctAGGTAAGAACAAAtaatagtaaatatatatattttattcagaAGAATTTGGAGTACTTGCTTGAGATTTAAACTtcgtttcttcttctttggtttTAATTGTCACACTGCCAGGAGAGAACGATGGTGACATGGGTCAAACACTATCCAACTATTGCCTTTAATATGCTGAGGAATTAACGTAGGGCctataattcatatattataaagCTTCTAAAATGTAGTAACAAGCATAGGGAAAATAATTGATAGTAACAATAGGTCTCGTGGTAGGACCCAGAAAAAGCTTTACAATAATTTTGATCAGTGATTAGTGATTTGTTCTTCAACCTAtgttatttaatctttttctaTTTCCAAAAGCAGTTGATTCATTAAAATCTGCTTCTTGTCAGGTACCCAACTTACACTCCTGATTATGGCTACCATCATCAGGTTAGTGGTTCTGTTTTTTCACTctgtcaattatttttttacatttgaGTAATTGACATTATAATTGAATGCGCACATGGCTGCATGCAGGCTCTCTATAACCCACAATTTCAACTTCAACACCCACAATACTATCATCAAATGTACGGCGCAACTTCAACCACAATGGGTTCGCCCTATTATTATGGCTATTCTTTGCAATCTTCAAGGGGAACATATTCTGCTACTCTACAGCCTCAGCCACAGCCACAGCCACAGCCGCAGCCCCAGCGATTAACGCCGCCTTCCTATCTTTACTATCAGACTACTCAAATGGAAGCCAATtatcctcctcctcctcctccccTTCAGATCCCGAGGCATCGCTTCCCCTTTATTTCTTCTGGTAATTTTACTACTTACCTTTCTTTCATCATTAACATAATTAGTTTAACTTGTTATCATTGTATTACTCTATCCAAAAGTGCACACTGACACATGTAtggatgattaattatatatgagaGGGAGATTACTTATTAGGATGCTAGTGTTGTAGGAAGGGGATGAGGGGCCACATGGGCAACCTCAACCATGTGAGTGAGCTGTATGGTTATTGCCATGACCCAGTGGAAAGTCATGACAGAAGAGCATAGTGTAATTTAATAGTGACTGCATGTGGTTTCAGTATTTAGATGATGGTTGATTCTGAAGATGCAAGCATGAAAATGGCCCACTGCGATGTTATCTACTGCCGTATTTGTCATTGCTTTaggtgaaaacaaaaagaaatatcaacaacaacaacaataataatgcTGATAGATATATTTCATACTGCATTTCATAGGAAGACTATAAATTACAATATGGTCAAGT
The sequence above is a segment of the Mangifera indica cultivar Alphonso unplaced genomic scaffold, CATAS_Mindica_2.1 Un_0008, whole genome shotgun sequence genome. Coding sequences within it:
- the LOC123205520 gene encoding leucine-rich repeat extensin-like protein 2 isoform X2; the protein is MTNTYFQSAVGAFRILQSRMGSFVTFRDPESARKACENPNPVIDGRRANCNIASLGRPRPSPPRGIRNQGGNVYQGGATSYGGVAAPLPPPPPPIIYPPYGYPTYTPDYGYHHQALYNPQFQLQHPQYYHQMYGATSTTMGSPYYYGYSLQSSRGTYSATLQPQPQPQPQPQPQRLTPPSYLYYQTTQMEANYPPPPPPLQIPRHRFPFISSDSQAPQQTSAETEVQVVTSENPNT
- the LOC123205520 gene encoding RNA-binding protein 24-like isoform X1, whose translation is MHILQQEVEEGQEDPISLFYDNLDAMAYPHYRSQFGDTTFTKVFVGGLAWETPTEEMRRYFEQFGDILEAVIITDKNTGKSKGYGFVTFRDPESARKACENPNPVIDGRRANCNIASLGRPRPSPPRGIRNQGGNVYQGGATSYGGVAAPLPPPPPPIIYPPYGYPTYTPDYGYHHQALYNPQFQLQHPQYYHQMYGATSTTMGSPYYYGYSLQSSRGTYSATLQPQPQPQPQPQPQRLTPPSYLYYQTTQMEANYPPPPPPLQIPRHRFPFISSDSQAPQQTSAETEVQVVTSENPNT